One Natator depressus isolate rNatDep1 chromosome 5, rNatDep2.hap1, whole genome shotgun sequence DNA segment encodes these proteins:
- the LOC141987876 gene encoding uncharacterized protein LOC141987876, whose protein sequence is MALKKSAPETVCTGSDLCLDSLCLPSGDGMVSENEETPQQEDAEQVEPHGMLSGISKGNVSGSCALPEKAKACEIQHRPEENSDLITCETISLEETCYICHECGKSFSGNSDLLTHQRIHRGEKPYTCSECGKSFNRSSHLNRHRSIHTGETPYTCAECRKSFNRSSSLIRHQRIHTGEKPYTCSECGKRFSYNSVLISHQRIHTGETPYMCSVCGKSFNQSSSLIRHQKIHTGWTPYTCPECGKCFSYRSALTIHQRSHTGDKPYGCSECGKRFMDSSALITHQRIHTGERPYMCSECGKSFNQRSHLIRHRAIHIGETPYTCAECGKSFKQSTALISHQRIHTGEMPYTCSECGECFSYSSALTKHQRIHSGETSYMCSECGKSFNQSSSLIRHQKIHI, encoded by the exons ATGGCTCTGAAAAAAAGTGCTCCTGAGACCGTCTGCACAG GGAGTGACCTatgtctggattctctctgtctcccatcagGTGACGGGATGGTGAGTGAGAACGAGGAGACAccccagcaggaagatgctgagcaagtAGAACCACATGGGATGTTATCAGGAATATCCAAAGGGAATGTTTCTGGGAGTTGTGCACTGCCAGAAAAAGCAAAAGCCTGTGAGATTCAGCAtaggccagaggaaaactcagACCTTATTACATGCGAGACCATCAGCTTGGAAGAGacatgctacatatgccatgagtgtgggaaaagcttcagtgggAACTCTGACCTTCTGACACATCAGAGAATTCACaggggagagaaaccctacacatgctctgagtgtgggaaaagcttcaatcggaGCTCACACCTTAACAGACATCGgagcatccacacaggagagacaccCTACACATGCGCTGAGTGCAGGAAAAGCTTCAATCGGAGCTCAagccttattagacatcagagaatccacacaggagaaaaaccctacacgtgctctgagtgtgggaaacgcttcagTTATAACTCAGTCCTCAtctcacatcagagaatccacacaggcgaGACACCCTACATGTGCTCtgtgtgtgggaaaagcttcaatcagagctcaagccttattagacatcagaaaatccataCTGGGTGGACACCCTACACATGCCCTGAGTGCGGAAAATGCTTCAGTTATAGATCAGCCCTTACCATACATCAGAGAAGTCACACAGGTGACAAACCCTATGGATGTTCTGAATGTGGGAAACGCTTCATGGATAGTTCAGCCCtcatcacacatcagagaatccacacaggagagagaccctacatgtgctctgagtgtgggaaaagcttcaatcagcgCTCACACCTTATCAGACATCGGGCAATCCACATAGGAGAGACACCCTACACATgcgctgagtgtgggaaaagttttaagCAGAGCACTGCCCTCAtctcacatcagagaatccacacaggagagatgcCCTACACGTGCTCTGAGTGTGGGGAATGCTTCAGTTATAGCTCAGCCCTTAcgaaacatcagagaatccacagtgGAGAGACGTCCTACatgtgctctgagtgtgggaaaagcttcaatcagagctcaagccttattagacatcagaaaatccacatatGA